TTCTCGAATAAAGTTTGCCTCCAGTAACttatcaacttcttcttctaaagCCTTTTGCCTCTCCGGAGCGATTctccttttcttttgcttgatgGGCTTGATGTTTGGATCAACATTCAAGTGGTGGGAAGCTACATCCAAACTTATGTCAGGCATATCTGCAGGAACCCAAGCAAACACGTCTACATTTCTCTTAAGGCATGCGATTACTTCACCCTTCACTTCTTCTGCCATTTTACTCCCAACATATGTTATTTTTTCCGGATCATCTTCTTTCAACCGTATTGCTTCAACTTCTTCAACTGGCTTCGGTCTTGGCTTGTTATCAGATTCTTCTGAAATTGCCATTGTTTCTGCACTTACACCATGTTTTCCTTTAATGGAAGAAACGTAGCAATTGCGAGCTTTCTTTTGATCTCCTCTCACTTGTCCTATGTCGTTTGGTGTAGGAAACTTCATCAATAAGTATCCTGGCGATATCATGGCTTCCATACCAATAATTAATGGTCTTCCTAGTATCACATTATAGGCTAGAGATATAGATTTTACTACCATAAAATTCACCATCCTTGTAACATTACAAGGCTCCTCGCCCAAAGTGATTGGTAATTGGATAGACCCTGCCACCTGGACAGCTTCCCTTGAGAAGCTAAAGAGTGGAGCCGACACCTTCTTCAATCTATCCAAagacaagttcatcttcttaAAACAATTCCAATAGAGGAGGTTGACCGAACTCCCACTGTCAATGAGAATTCTTTCTACTGGGAACTTCATTATGGTAGCGGAAATCACTAAAGCATCATCATGGGGTATAACCACATTTCCTTGATCCGCATGGGTAAAAATTATGGACTCTTCTTCTTGGACTTTCATCACATTATTGACTTCATAAGCTTGTCTAGCATAAGCTTTCCTTGATGAAGAGGATTCACCAGCCAAAGTTTCCCCTCCAGAGATAACATTTATTGCTGGATACGCCGGCTTGTTATCAAGAGCTAGGGCTTTATCTTTTTTGTCTTCCTTTCCTTTGGCATATGTTCGACCATCCTTTTCTCTATTTTCCATGTATCTTTCTTCCTTTAAGTTTTGTGGTTTTTCCCTTCTCCACATTTCTGCATAGACAAAATTTTCAAGCTTACCTTGTCGTACCAATGATTCTATTTCGTTCATCAATTGTCTACATCGATCAGTTGAGTGACCATGAGTTTTGTGGAATCGACAATAAGCATCCGTAAATTTGCCCATAGTTCTGTCAGTTTTGGGAGGGAACGTAAGGAGTCCGGATCTTTCAATGGCTGCCAGGATATTGGAACGTGGTTGGAGTAAAGGTGTGAAATTCTCATATCTCAACTTTGGAGCATGTCTTGCTTCATTTCTTCTCCCATTTCCCTTTTTTACATCATCAACCTCATCCCTCTCcttccttttttttatcttgattTCCTCTCGCCCCTATATTCCTCATCACATCTTCGGAAAGGATGAATTTATTAGCCCTGCTGAACAAATCGCCCAAGGTTGAAGGTTGATCATAGGaaagagatttttggagatcccGCGATCTTGTTCCTTGAAGTACTCCCGCAACCGCCATTCCAACTTGGAGATCATGAATCTCGAGATTTGCAGCGCGAAACCTTTCTACATAATCTTTCAAACTTTCTCTTTCATCTTGCTTTATTGTAAGGAGATACGTTGCACCCTTCTTCCTTTTGGTGTTGATGATGAATGCTTTTATGAATTCTTTTCTCAACTGATCAAAGTTGGAGATGGAGCTTTCCTTTAAGCTATTGAACCAAGTACGAGCATGATCTGATAAAGTGGGTGAGAAAGCTCGACACATTATAGCATCTTCCCATCCATGTAATAGCATTACTGCCTCATAATTCTGCATATGATCATAAGGATCGCCTTTTCTGGAGTAAGTGATGAGTTGTGGCATCTTGAACTTTCGAGGGAGAGGCTTATTCATGATCTCTTCTGAAAAGGGGACTTTTCTTCCTGTTTGTTCGTCACTGTTCGGAACCAACTTCTTTTGTTCTAATACCTGCTCGATCATCCTCTTAAGATCTACTGTCTCTTTCGTGCTGAACATGGATTCTTCTCCGGCCTTTTCACGTGCTTTCGAATTTTCTTTCCAAGAACTTTTCACAACCTCATGGATCTTTAAGTTGTTTCCCTTACGCTTTCCTCCTTTACGTGGTTCTGAGATTTCATCGTGTAGTAACTCGACTTCAGGACGCTTTTCTTTGTTCCGAAATTCTTTGTCCCGCATCTCTTCTTGAACAAAAAGCATTAACTCTTGGAGTCGATTATTATTTTCCTCAAATTTTTTCTTCTACTCCTCATAGTCCGCTAAGGGAACGGTGGGCGGATTAGCTCTTGATGGGCCATGTTGGTCTTCAACGTGTTCAACACGTTCTTCTTCATTGGCTTGGCGTGCATCGTGCTCATCCGGAATATGGGATGTTTGAGAAGGTGGAACTTGAGATCTCTTGGGAGGCATCCCTTTTGATTACGAAAAGTAGATGACGTAGAATGAATGACTTTTTTATCGAAATTTCCCACAGACGGCGCCAATTGTTGTAGCctgaactaaacaataaatttgtaAGATGGGAGATCAATCGTTGAACCTCTGAAGGAAGGCGGTCCTTCCAATCAGGATGATGATAGCCGACGTTCCTTGAGGATCGAACctcctggatgaaggttgaacgtcttctggatgaaggttgaacgtctggatgaaggttgatcttccttgaggattaaacctgttacagtgtgggaagcggtcttcccacaaacgctccgatgcttaagtcagataCCGTCAAAATATAGTATTATTTCCTCTCTCTAAAAGCCAACATTTTTTCCTTCGAACTTAAACCTATTTATAAGAATAAGGAAGGAGGTTATTTGTGAACTATCTGTAAGATACCGTACTGAACGTGGGTACGGTTATTTAGATAGATAATGGATTACGTGTGTCATGGTTATATCAGATACAAAATGTCACTTCTTGTCATGGACTTTACTCATGAACAActcattaaatatatttataggcTATGTAATTCTGGaacctacaaaactaaaattttacaaacaacaacaacaacaaagccttagtcccgaaatgattcggggtcggctaacatgaaccatcatataaaaccgtgaaaatcaagtcgtgtcagcgacacagattcgctccctccactccgtcctatccactaccatattttcctcaattcccaataaactcatatcactctcgatcaccctcctccaagtttgcttaggtcttcccctacccctcaccactacatccctttgccactcttcggttctcctaaccgacgcatcaagcgctctacgtctcaaaaactaaaattttacaaaaaagaaaaaaaaactacgtAATTTTACATTTCCtattttatagaaatattattactaaaaaaaaataattgaaccgAACTTGCTCACGAACTTATCCATAACACTAATCAAGCTTGTTCACAAACCTATAACCGAACATGCTAAAGATCTCTCGAGCCAATTTTCTCAATGCTCAAGCTCAGTTTATTTACGAATCGAACCTTACAATAATGTTCAAGCACACATTTATAAATCCAACCAAACCCGATTGAATTTTTATTGAATCGAATGCCAAACCGCTTATGAACGCCGCCCAACTCATTTACCGCCCTAATTCCGTTCCACGGTCCATCACAGGAAATTATACTATGTAGAACCTAAGATGACGGATGATCAACATGATAAATATTATGTACAGCAGTTAGATtcaattctttttctctttaattTAAAGCATGAAGCACAAAAtcttaggaaaaaaaaatctaatggTGTAAAATAAAGACCCAAAACGAAGTCTAAATATTAACTTCAAACAAATCTGCAGATTGAAGCAGAAAGATTAGCACTCTCTAATCTACCAACTAAATTACAAACATGAAAAAGAATGTCAGCTGTAGAACGAACATTGCATCATCATACATGAGctttcttcttctatataacattaagaaaatattacaagtccatttctttttcatttatccTTCTGAAACTTTTCCACATATGCCTGCAATTAACAAAGGAAACACATCAATAGATGAAATAATAAACAGCTCCTTCTTTACAGTACATCTGTATATAGGATAACAATTGTGTTTTTTCCAAGTTCAGACTCACCTGTATAAGTTTGGTGAGCTTTGGCTTTGAAAAAGAGAGATATTGTTGAATCTTTTCTTGGGTTTGAGGAACATTAGCTTCCTTCATAGTGCCGGTAACTTTGTCGACAACTTTCTTCACTATATTTTTGTAGGCATCTTTGCTCATTTGACCTTCCTTCCATGTCGGTTTCAAAAGCTCCTTAACAAACTCCACGAGTGCAAACTTAAATGCACGAACCCCCTTGCCATCTTTCCCTTTTTTCCCGTCATCATCATTGTTGTCCGAGGGGCCATTCTCTTGTGCATCTCTGTTTTCCTCTACTTTGGTGCTTTCTTCAGTCACCACTCTGTTGTTTTCCTTGGTAACTACGGAGTTTCCTCCCGGTTCCAACTGAATTACCTGGCAACTCTTATCATTTACTTCTTCTCTACCATCATGAATCATATTCTTATCGCTGCTTTCTGATGCACCAGCAGCAGAGGAAGACGTTTTGTTCTTCAAAGTAATTTCCTGTTTTTCATTTGCGATGTTTTTCTGCATACCGAGAGGTGGAAAGAAACCTGGGGGATTATTAATGACTTCATGCTTATCAGCTTCAATTCCATCATACTGCTTCTGTACCCCCGTAGTTTCATTAGATTGTATGTTCACTGCAGAATCTTTTTTAATAGGCCCCTCATTGTCAAAGGGAGATGTTTTTGCCATATTATGGGCAAGAGAACCACAAGCAGCATAAAGTTGTGGAAGCTGCTGCCCGTTTGCAAGCAATTGAGCTAAAGAGGCTGAGATGGTACTTAGTTGCTCACTGCTTACATTGTTCTGAGTTATTGTAACACCAGAGTTCACTTGGGAAGCAGTTAGTTTATCAATGTCAGGCTTGCTGATTGCCCTCCCCACCTGAACCGCCATCTGAATTTGAGGATTTATGATACCTCCTGAATTTGGGAATGCTACTTGACCTTGTCCAACTGCACTTGAGCCTGTAAGAGGTAAAGCATTAGAACTCAGGCCATTCTGATTGAAGCTGTGTACTGATATCATGTCAGACAAAACGATACCATGAGAACCGGGAGTTCCAGCTATGCTTTTATCATCATGCGTCAAAGCACTAACACCAGTTTCGGCCAAATTGAGGTCTAGTGGTTTGGCATATGATTCATCTCTTTCCGATGGCATCACCTCTATAGAACTATGCATCTGAACAGTAGCTTGTTTAATCATATTTGGATTGCAATTTGTTAAGGACACCTGTTCATCAATAATAGGCTTAGAAGGTTGGACTTTATAGTTCCATTCAGGAGACATGTCCATATCACCAAGCCAGTTCTCACTAACTCTTTGTTCGGAAGCAAGTTTACTGTCATCAGCATTTTCCTTCTTCCATGGTAGGACTTCGTTTTTTTCACTCTCAACTATCCTGTCATCAGTGAGCGTATCACTAAGCTTCTTCTCTTCCTCCAAACAATGACCCCATCTATTTTCAACAGAACGGGCAGTCTCCCTTTGATTAGTGGCACCAATTATCTCATCCTTGTCCTCACTCAAATTTCCACCATCCGAAGTAGTACTCCACTTAGTCCACGGTTTGCCCACATCAGCAGAATGATCAAGTGAAATCCTACCATCCCGTGACCTATCAGGACTTGCATAGATTTGATCCTGATGAGCAAACCTGCAATATTTTCCATTCCTACAATTACCTGCAGCAAAAAATTTGCAGGGAATAGCAGCTGCTCGGCGAGGTTCCCGGTCATTGTATCTTTCCAAGGAGGCATCTCTTTGCCTTCTATCATTATTTCTCTCTCGAGTTACCTCATTAGAAGACACCTTACCAGCCACATGGGAGGCACCATGATGGGAAAACCTACAGGATGAACCCCTCCTACAGCTGCCCTTGAGAAATTCGGTACAACAATTAGTAGATCTCCCACTCCCTGTCGGGTACTCTCGCGAATCATGGGGCATGGGATATTTTGGAGTCATACTTTTCCGCTGTCTTTCCCAACCATCCTCATAAGTCTGACCATGAAGAAATTGACAGTGATTGCCCCTCCTGCACCAACCAGAAGCATAATCTTTACATACTTGAGCTGATGCACCAGATCTGCTTCTACTTCTGTCATACAGTCCTGATTCTTGCCCAAAGCCACGCATTGGGCTTCTACTCCTGCTTCGACTCTGGCTTGAACTTCTACTTCTGTAACAAACCAGAAGAAGGATAATCATATAACATCAACCATTTGTATCAACTCAACTTGAGAGAGCAAAATCATTATACTCAAACATTGAATTAACTGAAATACTAGTAGTTATTTATATGAAGAAATCTAACCTTCTTGATCTTTTCCATTCATTTTTAGGTGACTTGTGATGGCTCTGCTGTCTCCAATCTTCAAGACCGGGAGACATTCTTGTCCCATAACTCTCCTCCTCTTCCCATGTTGCCATTCCCTTTAAATTTCTATTACGATCTTCATCAATGCTATCATCCCTACGTGAGCCTCTTCTTCCAGGCAAGGATTCTGGAACAGACCACTTTGAATGATTGCCAACAGCTGCTTCAGGAGAAAGCCAGTCGCGTGTTTCTCTATCGTGAAAAGATAAACCTGATTTCCCAGAGTCATGTATATTCTCAAACGCAATACGAGATTCCTCTTTCAAATCCCATTTAGAACTGCGTCTTCTGTCACTGCTGCTCATTTTTCCATAAGGAGTACCTTTTCTCATTCAAAAGGAGTACAATCTGGTacaagcaaaagaaaaacattttAAATGTCGGAACTACATAGAACCTGTCCTCCATATATGTCAGTCACAGTGTTTCTCATATCTTCAACAACAGAAGCAAAACTTCATTAGAAGTGAAACTCGATCACCTACAGCTTATGCAAAGTACTGTTACCACATTTTACAAGTGCATTGCTGAGATTCTACAGATTACATAGATCAAAAGAAATCCATTAATGTGTCATCTAAAGTaaatgttattattatcttaaccATTACATTCTAAAACAAAATTTTGTTGCAATTATATTCTAACACAAACATAATGCCAAGCAGAAAAATGGTCACGTCACAGATAAACCTGACGTTCAGTTACTCCATGATCCAAAATGAAGTTGTTAATTTATGTCCCAGTTTAAGTTCATAATGCCCATTATCTGAACTATGAATAGCAGACAGCCCCAATTTTTTCAGTCTACTTTCATCTTGGGTCAATAAAGTATCATCAGTTTTTCAATTAACTCCAAAATTGCTAGTCCTTCTTTAGGCTCTTTTCCACCCATTGCAAAGTCTGGTAAGTTTTTTATTTGCACCACTTGAAGATAGTTAATTTAACTACTAGTATATGCATTCCCTCAGATCTACACGATAGAATATACATAACATCTCAGACTTTTTTGGGAGAAGTACAAAAGCAAACCCTATGGTTTGACCAATTTGCAGAGACAGTCATGTAATTTAAAAACTTGCAAATAGGTACTATGTTACTCTTCGTTAGCAAAGAGGATCCAGATGGCTAACACCATTAAAAATACAGTGTATTTTTgtcttttgttttatttatttttaacattTAGTTTTTAACCCTCTCTTTTGTTTAATCTCTACATTCCATGTGTAGTTCTCCCTCTCCTTTTAATCCCTCCTCCATTTGTCCTTTTCTTCTTCTACCTACCTTACCCTCTTCTCCCTCTCCTTTTAATCCCTCCTCCATTTGTCCTTTTCTTCTTCTACCTACCTCACCCTC
The sequence above is drawn from the Euphorbia lathyris chromosome 6, ddEupLath1.1, whole genome shotgun sequence genome and encodes:
- the LOC136232231 gene encoding zinc finger CCCH domain-containing protein 38 isoform X1; translated protein: MRKGTPYGKMSSSDRRRSSKWDLKEESRIAFENIHDSGKSGLSFHDRETRDWLSPEAAVGNHSKWSVPESLPGRRGSRRDDSIDEDRNRNLKGMATWEEEESYGTRMSPGLEDWRQQSHHKSPKNEWKRSRRSRSSSQSRSRSRSPMRGFGQESGLYDRSRSRSGASAQVCKDYASGWCRRGNHCQFLHGQTYEDGWERQRKSMTPKYPMPHDSREYPTGSGRSTNCCTEFLKGSCRRGSSCRFSHHGASHVAGKVSSNEVTRERNNDRRQRDASLERYNDREPRRAAAIPCKFFAAGNCRNGKYCRFAHQDQIYASPDRSRDGRISLDHSADVGKPWTKWSTTSDGGNLSEDKDEIIGATNQRETARSVENRWGHCLEEEKKLSDTLTDDRIVESEKNEVLPWKKENADDSKLASEQRVSENWLGDMDMSPEWNYKVQPSKPIIDEQVSLTNCNPNMIKQATVQMHSSIEVMPSERDESYAKPLDLNLAETGVSALTHDDKSIAGTPGSHGIVLSDMISVHSFNQNGLSSNALPLTGSSAVGQGQVAFPNSGGIINPQIQMAVQVGRAISKPDIDKLTASQVNSGVTITQNNVSSEQLSTISASLAQLLANGQQLPQLYAACGSLAHNMAKTSPFDNEGPIKKDSAVNIQSNETTGVQKQYDGIEADKHEVINNPPGFFPPLGMQKNIANEKQEITLKNKTSSSAAGASESSDKNMIHDGREEVNDKSCQVIQLEPGGNSVVTKENNRVVTEESTKVEENRDAQENGPSDNNDDDGKKGKDGKGVRAFKFALVEFVKELLKPTWKEGQMSKDAYKNIVKKVVDKVTGTMKEANVPQTQEKIQQYLSFSKPKLTKLIQAYVEKFQKDK
- the LOC136232231 gene encoding zinc finger CCCH domain-containing protein 38 isoform X2, whose amino-acid sequence is MRKGTPYGKMSSSDRRRSSKWDLKEESRIAFENIHDSGKSGLSFHDRETRDWLSPEAAVGNHSKWSVPESLPGRRGSRRDDSIDEDRNRNLKGMATWEEEESYGTRMSPGLEDWRQQSHHKSPKNEWKRSRRSRSSSQSRSRSRSPMRGFGQESGLYDRSRSRSGASAQVCKDYASGWCRRGNHCQFLHGQTYEDGWERQRKSMTPKYPMPHDSREYPTGSGRSTNCCTEFLKGSCRRGSSCRFSHHGASHVAGKVSSNEVTRERNNDRRQRDASLERYNDREPRRAAAIPCKFFAAGNCRNGKYCRFAHQDQIYASPDRSRDGRISLDHSADVGKPWTKWSTTSDGGNLSEDKDEIIGATNQRETARSVENRWGHCLEEEKKLSDTLTDDRIVESEKNEVLPWKKENADDSKLASEQRVSENWLGDMDMSPEWNYKVQPSKPIIDEQVSLTNCNPNMIKQATVQMHSSIEVMPSERDESYAKPLDLNLAETGVSALTHDDKSIAGTPGSHGSSAVGQGQVAFPNSGGIINPQIQMAVQVGRAISKPDIDKLTASQVNSGVTITQNNVSSEQLSTISASLAQLLANGQQLPQLYAACGSLAHNMAKTSPFDNEGPIKKDSAVNIQSNETTGVQKQYDGIEADKHEVINNPPGFFPPLGMQKNIANEKQEITLKNKTSSSAAGASESSDKNMIHDGREEVNDKSCQVIQLEPGGNSVVTKENNRVVTEESTKVEENRDAQENGPSDNNDDDGKKGKDGKGVRAFKFALVEFVKELLKPTWKEGQMSKDAYKNIVKKVVDKVTGTMKEANVPQTQEKIQQYLSFSKPKLTKLIQAYVEKFQKDK